CAGGCGGTGCATTTCCCGATCTCCGCGACGACTGCCTTCCGGGTCCGCGGCGCCGCTGCGAGCACCTGGGTCGGGCACACGTCGATGCAGATCGCGCACGACCGGCACCGCGCCTCCTCGATGAGGACCTCCACTCCGAGTCCCTTCACCTGTCACCCCTCCTCTGGCTTGAGGAACAAGAAACTCTTCAGCCGATCACGCGGCTCCCGCCGGTCGCTCCGAGCTCCCGGGAGATCGCCTGCCCGGCCTGCAGGGCGGGCTCGATCGCCTCTTCCAGTCGCGCGGGCGGCATGCGGGTCTTCGGCGCGAAGAGGCCGATGCTGGCGACGCACGTGTTCGCGGGCCCAAAGATCGGGGCGGCGATGCCCGCCACCCCGGGCCCGGTCTCC
The Candidatus Rokuibacteriota bacterium genome window above contains:
- a CDS encoding 4Fe-4S dicluster domain-containing protein — translated: MKGLGVEVLIEEARCRSCAICIDVCPTQVLAAAPRTRKAVVAEIGKCTACRLCEVLCPDWAVTVHAARKEPVHV